The following proteins are encoded in a genomic region of Rhodoferax aquaticus:
- a CDS encoding BLUF domain-containing protein, which produces MSMIQIIYLSDLANHAEAELEPIHASAVKHNRANGVTGMLLYTKGRFMQVIEGPAEAVRVTYSRIALDKRHHNIQLMAEEKITQRHFAKWSMGMRLVGDEDLAEYPQYEPYFKFGFDVAAIRARPGMALAMLQAFGRSALDSA; this is translated from the coding sequence ATGTCCATGATCCAAATCATTTACCTGAGCGACCTGGCCAACCACGCGGAGGCCGAGCTAGAGCCCATCCATGCTTCGGCCGTTAAGCACAACAGAGCCAACGGTGTGACAGGCATGCTGCTCTATACCAAAGGCCGCTTCATGCAGGTGATTGAAGGGCCGGCTGAGGCTGTGCGTGTTACCTATTCGCGTATCGCGCTAGACAAGCGCCATCACAATATTCAGCTCATGGCGGAAGAGAAGATCACGCAGCGCCACTTCGCCAAGTGGAGCATGGGCATGCGCTTGGTGGGTGACGAAGACTTGGCCGAGTACCCACAGTACGAGCCTTACTTTAAGTTTGGCTTTGATGTAGCCGCCATTCGCGCCCGCCCTGGCATGGCTCTGGCCATGCTGCAGGCCTTTGGCCGCAGTGCCCTAGACTCTGCGTAG